In the Podospora pseudocomata strain CBS 415.72m chromosome 5, whole genome shotgun sequence genome, one interval contains:
- a CDS encoding hypothetical protein (EggNog:ENOG503P21N; COG:V), which yields MVSPKDLVLITGATGHVGSWTLVQLLREGYRVRAAVRSHAKAAAVLARPQIQALNPGHRLSFIIVPDITVPGAYDNAVEGATHIIHIASPLASGGNGVPLSQHDAHFIQPAVRGTISLLEAANLGGTVRRVVITSSFIALVPMDELTGRRKRDPSKPVSPNDRIPFAPGPYESEFAAYAASKVAALHHAEAWMERERPPFDVVHLHPGFVLGRNDTATTAGQAMQGTNSVVLALLLGKRFGPYAGATVHASDVARAHVSALDPTVLGNQSYILSQSARWNDAIAIAKREFPEAIKTKLLVTGGSVKTTPLPIDASLTEETFGFKFASYEDQVINVVEHFLELRLRKKTGVQMVSSSAPKKQRVVVNVSAIAC from the coding sequence ATGGTTTCGCCAAAAGATTTGGTATTGATAACAGGGGCCACGGGCCATGTAGGGTCGTGGACTCTGGTGCAACTGCTTCGAGAGGGATACCGGGTCCGGGCCGCCGTTCGATCCCATGccaaagctgctgctgttcttgCAAGACCACAGATCCAGGCACTCAACCCAGGACACCGACTCTCCTTCATCATTGTGCCCGATATCACGGTCCCCGGTGCTTACGACAACGCTGTCGAGGGCGCAACACACATCATCCACATTGCTTCGCCACTGGCCTCAGGTGGTAACGGCGTACCGCTCAGTCAACACGATGCGCATTTCATCCAGCCAGCTGTGCGTGGTACCATCAGCCTCCTGGAAGCAGCCAACCTCGGTGGGACGGTCCGTCGTGTCGTGATCACCAGCTCCTTCATTGCCTTGGTTCCCATGGACGAGCTGACGGGCAGACGGAAGCGAGACCCTTCCAAGCCTGTGTCTCCCAATGACCGCATCCCGTTTGCCCCTGGACCGTACGAATCCGAGTTTGCTGCCTATGCGGCATCCAAGGTTGCAGCGCTGCACCATGCCGAGGCGTGGATGGAGCGTGAGAGGCCACCGTTCGATGTCGTGCACCTTCACCCAGGCTTCGTGTTGGGGCGCAACGACACGGCTACCACAGCAGGACAAGCCATGCAGGGCACCAACTCGGTGGTActggcgctgctgctgggcaagCGGTTTGGGCCGTATGCGGGCGCGACAGTGCATGCCTCTGATGTGGCTCGGGCGCACGTGTCGGCACTGGACCCGACGGTTCTCGGAAACCAGAGCTACATTCTCAGTCAGTCGGCGCGGTGGAACGATGCCATTGCCATCGCCAAGCGGGAGTTTcccgaggccatcaagaCAAAGCTGCTGGTGACGGGTGGCAGCGTCAAGACAACGCCTCTTCCCATCGACGCAAGTCTAACCGAGGAGACGTTCGGCTTCAAGTTTGCCAGCTACGAGGACCAGGTGATCAATGTTGTTGAGCACTTCTTGGAGCTGCGGTTGCGCAAGAAGACAGGGGTCCAGATGGTGTCTTCCAGCGCACCAAAGAAGCAACGGGTGGTGGTCAATGTCAGCGCCATCGCTTGCTGA
- a CDS encoding hypothetical protein (EggNog:ENOG503NVV9; COG:A): RNEHRLQHKTRIVALPSFFLIFFFLHLLIQDNGKMPFDPTTFTKATAADYSSSESDAEDDEYLIPSTNHHDDEFADHNPRKRRRTGRHAKESAALGIFGSESEDEGPSRKWKHKPLRNKGVSFVSSSNVKPGPVEDEDDDEDKEDDKDDEYAEWDDDGKPTMMTSTATAADGDEDEDDEDEDMGGIGLGFGGGGEAAAAAQGLGWTPPTQQQKPLKSAVLKAMPFVKSKVDPSNPLGTGFVPMSARGPTLLNRDDDEPAKPRVPAASAFTKGKGGKIKTNTNSFAARMMAKMGYQEGKGLGKEGQGRNIVIEANLRPQGAGLGAVKEKTEQERQEEKRQARLRGEEVIDSEEEEKKKKAARRKKALSGGLGSGTGSGASTPKRQKPKYLTMDEIKKAAPGLNIPDAFTPILDLTGPGKKMLTTSSGLMTPTGGTAPVESAETAESRKLVRRAQNDFMAILEEWQSLQERKAYIELQLKQERQEMEELATTLQGNQSLTSACAAASNPTESGEIDRKADLNYRLGRIISGLSDTYSSLSDKMLPQIKEELTSLVVAAIHPAFNQYRQLWDPLEEPKPSFVDGLKSIRGLLSLDQQIKKTYRRPTANPYETMMYELWYRTVTSAVREWNVREPDQLIAVLEAWDDLLPGFVRTQLLQDIIRKLEEAVQKWQPKRHSEHLPHTWIFPWLPYLPSVHLDPRSSSGLVADVKRKFRQLIDSWEFKRGVIPGLKPWKQVLRGSSNKSDQWGPLVMNHLLPGLARYLGKSFKVDPRDQEPYMKVLDRVFEWLEFVSPTMIGEVLVAEVFPMWHEALYQWLLLEDANYDEIGQWFEWWQGEVFPEEIRVLPSITAEFEKGTGLIEKALDLGDRAKDELKPPEKGPALRSERRDREHKTRKPEPLVETPVGEPPREVSFRQVMEEWCQENDLQFMPEKNVHAEGPMYKISGNDAKKSVLVWFKGNTMSVKTKTHGTVEVRRENEDEYGVLLDLVV; encoded by the coding sequence CGCAACGAACACCGACTACAACACAAGACAAGAATTGTTGCgcttccttccttttttttaatttttttttttttacacctcctcatccaagaTAACGGCAAGATGCCCTTTGATCCAACAACATTCACAAAGGCCACGGCCGCCGATTATTCCTCCTCAGAGTCCGAcgctgaagatgatgaataTTTGATACCCTCgaccaaccaccacgacgATGAATTCGCCGATCACAACCCCCGAAAACGAAGGCGCACCGGCCGCCATGCAAAAGAGAGCGCCGCCCTTGGAATTTTCGGATCCGAAAGCGAAGATGAAGGGCCCAGTCGAAAATGGAAACACAAGCCATTGCGCAACAAGGGCGTTAGCTTCGTATCGTCGAGCAACGTGAAGCCCGGCCCGgttgaagacgaagacgatgatgaggacaagGAAGACGATAAGGATGATGAGTACGCCGAGTGGGATGACGATGGAAAACCTACCATGATGACCTCGactgccaccgccgccgacggagacgaagacgaagacgatgaagacgaggacaTGGGAGGCATCGGCctgggctttggtggtggtggtgaggctgctgccgctgcccaAGGTCTCGGGTGGACCCCCCCAACGCAACAACAGAAGCCTCTAAAAAGCGCCGTCTTGAAGGCGATGCCATTCGTCAAGTCAAAAGTAGATCCTAGCAACCCTCTGGGAACTGGGTTTGTGCCAATGTCGGCGAGAGGTCCAACTCTTCTAAACCGTGACGACGATGAACCAGCGAAACCGCGCGTACCTGCGGCGAGCGCGTTCACAAAGGGTAAAGGTGGGAAGATCAAGACCAATACCAATTCTTTCGCGGCGAGAATGATGGCCAAGATGGGTTATCAGGAAGGAAAAGGTCTTGGAAAGGAGGGCCAGGGTCGAAACATTGTCATCGAGGCCAACCTGCGCCCACAAGGCGCCGGTCTCGGTGCTGTCAAGGAAAAGACTGAACAGGAaaggcaagaagagaaacGACAAGCACGTCTcaggggcgaggaggttattgactcggaagaggaggaaaagaaaaagaaggccgcGCGCAGGAAGAAGGCTCTGTCTGGTGGACTGGGCAGTGGTACAGGTAGTGGCGCAAGCACGCCCAAACGCCAGAAGCCAAAGTACCTGACAATGgatgagatcaagaaggccgcccCCGGCCTCAATATTCCCGACGCGTTTACCCCTATCTTGGATCTGACCGGTCCCGGCAAAAAGATGCTGACCACCTCGTCAGGCTTGATGACCCCCACTGGTGGTACTGCGCCTGTTGAGTCTGCTGAAACGGCCGAATCCCGGAAGCTCGTCCGCCGTGCCCAAAACGACTTCATGGCTATTCTTGAGGAATGGCAGAGCTTACAAGAGCGCAAGGCATACATTGAGCTGCAGTTGAAACAAGAAAGGCAAGAGATGGAAGAGCTGGCCACAACGTTGCAAGGCAATCAATCACTCACCAGTGCCTGCGCTGCAGCGTCCAACCCAACCGAGAGCGGCGAGATTGACCGCAAGGCTGATCTCAACTATCGACTGGGTCGCATCATTTCAGGGCTCAGTGATACTTACTCGTCTCTGTCCGACAAGATGTTACCTCAGATCAAGGAAGAGCTCACAtccctcgtcgtcgctgccATCCACCCAGCCTTCAATCAATACCGCCAGCTCTGGGATCCTCTCGAGGAACCTAAACCAAGCTTCGTCGATGGTCTCAAGTCTATCCGAGGCTTGCTCAGTCTCGACCAACAAATCAAAAAGACGTACCGCCGACCGACCGCCAACCCCTACGAAACAATGATGTACGAGTTGTGGTACCGAACCGTCACCAGCGCAGTCCGCGAATGGAACGTCCGGGAACCAGACCAGCTCATTGCTGTGCTAGAAGCTTGGGATGACCTCCTGCCTGGCTTTGTCCGCACTCAGCTTCTACAAGATATCATTcgcaagctggaggaggctgttcAGAAGTGGCAACCAAAACGACACAGCGAGCACCTCCCTCACACTTGGATCTTTCCCTGGCTGCCGTATTTGCCTTCGGTCCATCTCGACCCAAGAAGCTCGTCTGGTCTGGTGGCAGATGTCAAGCGCAAGTTCAGACAGCTCATTGACTCGTGGGAGTTCAAGAGGGGTGTCATTCCCGGCTTGAAACCCTGGAAACAAGTGCTGCGTGGAAGCAGTAATAAGAGCGACCAGTGGGGGCCGCTGGTGATGAACCATCTTTTGCCTGGTTTGGCGAGGTATCTTGGGAAGAGCTTCAAGGTTGATCCGCGAGACCAAGAGCCGTACATGAAGGTGTTGGATAGGGTGTTTGAGTGGTTGGAGTTTGTGAGTCCGACCATGATTGGGgaggtgctggtggcggAGGTGTTCCCCATGTGGCATGAGGCGCTTTACCAATGGCTTTTGCTGGAAGATGCCAACTATGATGAGATTGGTCAGTGGTTTGAGTGGTGGCAGGGGGAGGTTTTCCCCGAGGAGATTAGAGTGTTGCCATCCATCACGGCggagtttgagaagggtACTGGTCTCATTGAGAAGGCGCTTGATTTGGGCGATAGGGCGAAGGATGAGCTCAAGCCACCAGAGAAGGGCCCTGCTCTCAGGAGTGAAAGGCGGGATAGGGAGCATAAGACAAGGAAACCTGAACCACTGGTGGAAACGCCTGTTGGGGAGCCGCCAAGGGAGGTTTCGTTCAGACAGGTCATGGAGGAGTGGTGCCAGGAGAATGATTTGCAGTTTATGCCTGAGAAAAACGTTCATGCCGAAGGGCCGATGTACAAGATCTCTGGCAATGATGCCAAGAAGAGTGTTTTGGTGTGGTTTAAGGGGAACACGATGTCGGTGAAGACAAAGACGCatgggacggtggaggtCAGGAGGGAGAATGAGGATGAGTAcggggtgttgttggattTGGTGGTGTAG
- the SUB2_3 gene encoding Suppressor of the cold-sensitive snRNP biogenesis mutant brr1-1 (COG:O; EggNog:ENOG503NU05; MEROPS:MER0000344) produces the protein MVRITYLLLCVGIALALPVAKRDNAPVPIPGKYIITLRPGVAPSFETHLSWVRDVHTRSLSRRDESGIEKVYSALDFHGYAGSFDEETIAQIRANPDVYSVEQDQTFHLTYHLPSQPRPRQTGLTTQKDAPWGLGSISHRAPNSTDYIYDSRGDAGDGYTAYVVDTGIRTTHNEFEGGRAIFGYNAYPDADSDEDNIGHGTHVSGTIAGKMYGVAKKARVVAVKVFDWGSSTTSIVLDGYLWAVNNITTPAKSVINLSLGGPQSDAVDSAIAAAYSAGILTVVAAGNDGRSSDNGWGSPASAPEALAVGAVDVENVRPSFSNWGPGVDIWAPGVMVRSAWNWDDGDYLEVEGTSMASPHVAGLVLYLRSLEGGGQGGLVGAVVDKVRELGTKGVVKEAGRGSVNLLAYNGNGA, from the exons ATGGTCAGAATCACCTACCTCCTGCTATGCGTGGGCATCGCCCTAGCCCTACCGGTAGCCAAACGGGACAACGCACCAGTGCCCATTCCGGGAAAATATATTATCACCCTCAGGCCGGGAGTGGCACCCTCTTTTGAGACCCACCTGTCTTGGGTGAGAGACGTGCATACTCGGAGCCTCTCGCGCCGTGACGAATCTGGAATTGAGAAGGTCTACTCTGCCCTTGATTTCCATGGCTATGCAGGGTCCTTTGACGAGGAGACCATAGCTCAGATCAGGGCCAACCCTGAT GTCTACTCCGTAGAACAAGACCAAACCTTCCACCTAAcctaccacctcccctcccaaccccgccctcgccaaacaGGCCTCACCACCCAGAAAGACGCACCCTGGGGGCTGGGTAGTATCTCCCACCGAGCCCCCAACTCGACAGACTACATCTACGACAGCCGTGGCGATGCCGGGGACGGGTACACCGCCTACGTCGTCGACACCGGCATCCGCACCACCCACAAtgagtttgaggggggtaGGGCCATCTTTGGGTATAACGCCTACCCTGACGCGGACAGCGATGAGGACAATATTGGACATGGAACGCATGTCAGTGGGACGATTGCTGGGAAGATGTACGGGGTtgcgaagaaggcgagggtggtggcggtgaagGTTTTTGATTGGGGTTCT TCGACAACCTCCATCGTCCTCGACGGCTACCTCTGGGCAGTaaacaacatcaccacccccgccaaatcagtcatcaacctctccctcggcgGTCCCCAATCCGACGCCGTCGACTCCGCCATTGCAGCGGCATACTCCGCTGGTATTCTCACCGTCGTCGCCGCAGGGAACGACGGCCGTTCCTCTGACAATGGGTGGGGCAGTCCGGCCTCAGCTCCTGAGGCGTTGGCGGTGGGTGCGGTGGATGTGGAAAATGTCAGGCCTAGCTTTAGCAACTGGGGGCCGGGGGTGGACATCTGGGCTccgggggtgatggtgagaagCGCGTGGAattgggatgatggtgattatcttgaggtggaggggactAGTATGGCTAGTCCGCATGTTgcggggttggtgttgtatCTCAggagtttggaggggggaggtcagggggggttggtgggggcggtggtggataaGGTTAGGGAGTTGGGGActaagggggtggtgaaggaggcgggaagggggagtgTTAACTTGTTGGCTTATAACGGGAATGGTGCTTGA
- a CDS encoding hypothetical protein (EggNog:ENOG503PAGZ), with protein sequence MKLLLATLALWASSALTQTPPPNPPIRNIYTFPPNHFIENIAVRSNSRLLLTSMSVPHLYSINPLIPNPAADIIHSFANPNNATGISGIAEIAPDVFAVIVADWDLFATRAIPGTLAVWTVNFNKAPSQRVKFITQVTNTTIFNGIARHPTNPTLLLAADSALGAVWKVNLLTGAHSVAFSSPLLTPTATAHLGINGLKAQGQYLYFTNSAQGYLGRVKIGWNGEQVGAIEVLSSASDAGADVVYDDIALDLGHGGSGKVWIASHPDYAVGVTLPEGSQWVVKNATKLLNPTACAFGRGSAKERTTLYVTNGGEFLPDFTLVNEGVVALDL encoded by the coding sequence ATGaaactcctcctcgccaccctcgccctctggGCATCCTCAGCCCtcacccaaacaccaccccccaacccccccatccgcAACATCtacaccttcccccccaaccactTTATCGAAAACATCGCGGTCCGCTCCaactcccgcctcctcctcacctccatgAGCGTGCCCCATTTATactccatcaaccccctcatccccaaccccgcaGCCGACATCATCCACAGcttcgccaaccccaacaacgcAACCGGCATCTCGGGGATAGCCGAGATCGCCCCGGACGTCTTTGCTGTCATCGTCGCAGATTGGGACCTCTTCGCTACCCGTGCCATCCCTGGAACGCTGGCAGTCTGGACAGTAAACTTCAACAAAGCCCCCAGTCAACGCGTCAAGTTCATCACTCAAGTCACCAACACGACTATCTTTAATGGAATTGCTCGTCACCCTACCAATCCCACCTTGTTGCTCGCTGCGGACTCTGCCTTGGGAGCAGTGTGGAAAGTTAACCTTTTGACAGGTGCCCACAGCGTGGCGTTTTCGTCACCTCTTCTCACACCTACTGCCACTGCTCATTTGGGAATTAACGGTCTTAAAGCCCAGGGGCAATACCTCTACTTTACCAACTCCGCTCAGGGGTATTTGGGCAGGGTCAAGATCGGCTGGAACGGCGAGCAAGTTGGGGCCATTGAGGTTCTGTCTAGTGCTTCTGATGCGGGGGCTGATGTGGTGTATGATGATATCGCGCTTGATTTGGGACATGGTGGTAGTGGGAAGGTTTGGATTGCTTCTCATCCCGACTATGCTGTTGGTGTTACGCTCCCAGAGGGGTCGCAGTGGGTTGTGAAGAATGCCACGAAACTGTTGAACCCGACCGCGTGtgcttttgggagggggagtgcaAAGGAGAGGACGACGCTTTATGTGACGAATGGGGGGGAGTTTTTACCTGACTTTACGCTGGTgaatgagggggttgttgcgtTGGATTTGTGA
- a CDS encoding hypothetical protein (CAZy:GH10; COG:G; EggNog:ENOG503NYJH) has translation MRFLPSVALALGGFVTANPVPVDHEAVELFHRQVRTLNQAMIAAGREYIGTSLTVRNDNSEQNIIRSEFGSITPENAQKWDATEPNRGQFNWGAADQHMNWARQNGKHVRCHTLVWYSQLPGWVSNSRFNNATLIQVMTNHINQVMGRYRGQCNHWDVVNEALNEDGTYRDNVFLRTIGEAYIPMAFRIAAAADPSAKLYYNDYNLEYLGPKVEGAARIVRLCQQYGVRIDGVGYQGHLVTESTPTQSTPTPSEADLTAALKITADLGVDVAYTEIDIRMRTPSNAQKLQALADAYGRVARSCMNVPRCVGMTIWGVSDRYSWVPQTFQGEGDALLWNNNYQKKAAYDSFLRGISGQ, from the exons ATGAGATTCCTTCCTTCTGTTGCCCTCGCCCTTGGTGGCTTTGTCACCGCCAATCCGGTGCCCGTTGACCATGAGGCTGTGGA GCTCTTCCACCGTCAAGTACGGACCCTCAACCAGGCCATGATTGCCGCCGGCCGCGAGTACATCGGTACCTCCCTCACGGTCCGCAACGACAACTCAGAGCAGAACATCATCCGCAGCGAGTTCGGCTCCATCACGCCGGAGAACGCCCAGAAGTGGGATGCCACCGAGCCTAACCGCGGGCAGTTCAACTGGGGCGCTGCCGATCAGCACATGAACTGGGCACGCCAGAACGGCAAGCACGTTCGCTGCCATACTCTTGTCTGGTACTCTCAGCTCCCTGGTTGGGTGTCCAACAGCCGCTTCAACAACGCCACCTTGATCCAGGTCATGACCAACCACATCAACCAGGTCATGGGACGGTACCGTGGGCAGTGCAACCACTGGGATGTCGTCAACGAAG CTCTCAACGAGGACGGTACATACCGCGACAACGTCTTCCTCCGCACCATCGGTGAAGCATACATCCCCATGGCCTTCCGcattgccgctgccgccgatCCTTCCGCCAAGCTGTACTACAACGACTACAACCTCGAGTACCTGGGACCCAAGGTCGAAGGTGCCGCTCGTATCGTGAGACTCTGCCAGCAGTACGGAGTCAGAATCGACGGTGTTGGTTACCAAGGCCACTTGGTCACCGAAAGCACCCCAACCCaatccacccccaccccctctgAGGCGGACCTTACTGCCGCCTTGAAGATCACCGCCGACCTTGGTGTTGACGTTGCCTACACTGAGATCGATATCCGCATGAGGACACCATCCAATGCTCAGAAGCTGCAGGCTTTGGCTGATGCTTATGGCCGTGTTGCCCGGTCGTGCATGAATGTTCCCCGCTGCGTTGGCATGACCATTTGG GGCGTCAGTGACAGGTACTCGTGGGTTCCCCAGACTTTCCAGGGTGAAGGTGACGCGCTTCTTTGGAACAACAACTACCAAAAGAAGGCGGCGTACGACTCTTTCCTGCGGGGTATTTCTGGGCAGTAA
- a CDS encoding hypothetical protein (EggNog:ENOG503NY5B; COG:P), with product MLNSRVTTSLLQHPTSAAIRRAFISSSSSPSSSFLSSPLVRSGPLRFPTPTATTPSLLRHCSSDSHSSSSSSNPKSKLPNANPSSDKSTWRAMAEKDISRYLRQTHDRVFEHNRAWAAEKKKADPDFFANLSAGQTPEYLWIGCSDSRIPAEQITGLEPGDAFVHRNIANLVCNTDLNVMAVINYAVRHLKVKHIVVCGHYGCGGVKAAMSAKDLGILNPWLRNIRDVYRLHEKELDAIANEEERYNRLVELNVIEQCKNVVKTAGVQQSYAENSFPIVHGWVFGFNDGLLRDLQIDFEGMLKDIQKIYNLTES from the coding sequence ATGCTCAACTCACGTGTCACCACGTCGCTCTTGCAGCATCCAACCTCCGCCGCTATCCGACGCGCTTTTATCTCCAGTTCTagctccccttcctcctcttttctctcttctcctcttgtcAGGTCCGGACCGTTGCGCTTCCCCACACCAACAgccacaaccccttccctcctgcGTCATTGCTCCTCTGACTCCCactcttcgtcatcatcatcaaacccaaagtccaaactccccaacgccaaccccTCATCGGACAAATCCACCTGGCGCGCCATGGCCGAAAAGGACATCAGCCGCTACCTCCGCCAAACCCACGACCGCGTGTTCGAGCACAACCGTGCCTGggccgccgagaagaagaaggccgaccccgacttcttcgccaacctctccgccgGCCAAACACCAGAGTACCTCTGGATAGGATGTTCCGATTCCCGCATTCCCGCCGAGCAAATCACTGGCCTCGAACCCGGCGACGCGTTTGTCCACCGCAACATCGCCAACCTGGTCTGCAACACCGATCTTAACGTCATGGCCGTCATCAACTACGCCGTCCGCCATTTGAAGGTGAAGCACATTGTTGTGTGCGGGCACTATGGCTGCGGTGGTGTAAAGGCTGCCATGTCGGCCAAGGATCTGGGGATTTTGAACCCCTGGTTGAGAAATATCAGAGATGTGTACAGGCTGCatgagaaggagctggatgcGATTGCgaacgaggaggagaggtatAACCGGTTGGTGGAGCTGAATGTGATTGAACAGTGCAAGAATGTGGTCAAGACGGCGGGGGTGCAGCAAAGTTATGCCGAGAATAGCTTTCCGATTGTGCATGGATGGGTGTTCGGGTTTAatgatgggttgttgagggattTGCAGATTGATTTTGAGGGCATGTTGAAGGATATTCAGAAGATTTATAACTTGACTGAGAGCTGA
- a CDS encoding hypothetical protein (COG:M; COG:W; EggNog:ENOG503P0QV) has product MVLGLSSFRSASRLPTAILAIISVLGSVSGVRAADLDSALAGQTNLTTFRELVKDHPDIFANLPSGVTIAAPNDDAFDKLGNYDEWRENKTHVEAVLKYHVITSIVSMPSIIKGDSIWAPTLLTDPKFSPMKGGQRIILTKQPGGEVVLTSGFANRGTVVVEDVEWDKGLIQVTDSVMRVPEGLESTARNAYHDMTSFLGALFATGLYDEVILPAKEVTIFAPTNAAFQKLASTLPALSKDELKSVLRYHIVPGQVSQIWELRNESSLVTAEDKHSIRVLRHSNFIFVDAAQVLQADILVANGAVHLVDNVLNPKGGNNGTKGPDVEAVVQSPAFRVVGTETVTGTGAPTPWTEFLPCTVSCPVTETVTRTDSTVSVTRSVVVNQGGVGPTFTNGGLGARCTGLVGVGMGVVVGVGGLVAL; this is encoded by the exons ATGGTCCTTGGACTGTCATCATTCCGGTCGGCATCACGCCTTCCAACCGCCATTCTCGCCATCATATCTGTCTTGGGATCTGTGTCGGGCGTCAGAGCAGCGGACTTGGACAGTGCCCTCGCTGGACAAACAAATCTCACCACGTTTCGTGAGCTAGTCAAG GACCACCCCGACAtcttcgccaacctcccTTCAGGCgtcaccatcgccgccccCAACGACGATGCCTTCGACAAACTCGGCAATTATGACGAATGGCGCGAAAACAAAACCCACGTCGAGGCCGTCCTGAAATACCACGTCATAACCTCGATAGTCTCTAtgccctccatcatcaaaggCGACTCGATCTGGGCACCCACGCTCCTGACCGACCCAAAATTCTCCCCCATGAAAGGCGGCCAACGCATCATCCTGACCAAGCAACCCGGCGGGGAGGTCGTCTTGACATCTGGCTTCGCCAACCGCGGCACCGTCGTCGTGGAAGACGTTGAATGGGACAAGGGCCTCATCCAGGTAACCGACTCGGTCATGCGCGTCCCCGAAGGGCTCGAGTCCACAGCCCGCAACGCCTACCATGACATGACCTCCTTTCTCGGCGCCCTCTTTGCAACCGGTCTCTACGACGAGGTCATCCTCCCGGCCAAAGAGGTCACAATCTTTGCCCCCACCAACGCTGCCTTTCAAAAACTGGCGAGCACACTCCCTGCCCTGTCAAAAGACGAGCTTAAATCTGTGCTCCGGTATCACATAGTTCCCGGGCAAGTGTCTCAGATATGGGAACTGCGGAACGAGTCTAGTCTTGTTACTGCGGAGGATAAGCACTCGATTCGTGTACTGAGGCACAGCAATTTTATatttgttgatgctgcgCAAGTTTTGCAGGCTGATATTCTTGTTGCGAATGGGGCGGTGCATTTAGTGGATAATGTGTTGAATCCGAAAGGGGGGAATAATGGGACCAAGGGGCCGGATGTAGAGGCTGTGGTGCAGAGTCCGGCTTTCAGGGTGGTGGGTACGGAGACGGtgacggggacgggggcgCCGACGCCGTGGACGGAGTTCTTGCCTTGTACGGTTTCTTGTCCTGTGACGGAGACGGTTACGAGGACCGACTCGACGGTTAGTGTGACGAGGAGTGTTGTTGTTAAtcagggaggggtggggCCTACTTTCACgaatggggggttgggggcgaGGTGTacggggttggttggggtgggtatgggggttgtggttggggttggggggttggttgctCTATAG
- a CDS encoding hypothetical protein (EggNog:ENOG503P6U9; COG:S), which yields MPNIDLQVLKEPSMPQGEADVLDTLAKALNSSDDSAVVAVNLEDELRQLIASSKSTKAADTLLWNLWVMLFEVVRIVPIEHPWHAALAAGMNNLRSRGGLVVELEDCTLNWADLPDLSMYVFDKWFDPTELDDYTSEDIDAWKRWNSFASQLLNEEYMNWIIFPYWELRSALEFPPPEDPTIFECRLWVATQWLTQCAELVYNEMTCGVDLEEKTKSAIKPGPLCEGVYPRSLQRWEFWRGRLEALAGEKGLGKETDSGDGGAGRTIPSASLSRIQQAINTMDVASNNARV from the exons ATGCCAAACATAGATCTCCAGGTTCTAAAGGAACCCAGCATGCCCCAGGGCGAAGCAGATGTTCTCGACACACTGGCCAAAGCATTAAACTCCAGCGATGATTCTGCAGTCGTCGCGGTCAACCTGGAAGACGAGCTACGACAGTTAATTGCCTCAAGCAAGTCAACAAAGGCTGCAGACACCCTGCTTTGGAATCTGTGGGTGATGCTGTTTGAGGTGGTGAGAATCGTGCCCATCGAACATCCATGGCACGCCGCGCTCGCCGCTGGCATGAACAACTTGCGCTCGAGAGGCGGGCTTGTGGTTGAACTCGAG GATTGCACGCTGAACTGGGCGGACCTGCCCGATCTGAGCATGTATGTCTTTGACAAGTGGTTTGACCCTACCGAGTTGGACGACTACACCTCGGAGGACATAGACGCCTGGAAACGCTGGAACTCATTTGCGTCACAGCTCCTGAATGAAGAGTACATGAACTGGATTATTTTTCCCTACTGGGAATTACGCTCGGCGCTGGAATTTCCCCCGCCGGAGGACCCAACTATATTTGAGTGCAGACTTTGGGTAGCAACTCAGTGGTTGACCCAATGCGCCGAACTTGTGTACAACGAGATGACTTGTGGGGTAGACTTGGAGGAGAAAACAAAGTCGGCAATCAAGCCCGGCCCGCTGTGCGAGGGTGTCTACCCGCGCAGTCTGCAGCGGTGGGAGTTTTGGCGGGGAAGACTTGAAGCGCTGGCGGGAGAGAAGGGTCTGGGGAAGGAGACGGATTCGGGGGATGGCGGTGCAGGGCGGACCATCCCCAGTGCATCGTTATCCCGAATTCAACAGGCGATCAATACTATGGACGTTGCGAGCAACAACGCCCGAGTCTAG